The following proteins come from a genomic window of Corallococcus sp. NCRR:
- the pstC gene encoding phosphate ABC transporter permease subunit PstC: MQEQDLAPPVALPMLSPAARRRQLKEKAIAALITAVAFTGIAALVLILVFVAKEALTLVTDAAAREEASFSKMFLPQMVRKGKPLAYVWQPVSGVPKVSMIPLFIGTLKTTAVSMLVAVPLGIFGALFAAEFAPRRLREILKPTIELLAGIPSVVLGFFALMVMASFLQETFGFTSRLNAVVAGLGLALAIVPVIFTVTEDALTAVPRSYREASLALGATPWETAWKVVLPAAAPGILAACVLGFGRAIGETMIVLMASGNAAIVSWNLGDSVRSLSATIAAEMGEVVVGSPHYALLFFIGVELFLFTFVLNLLAGLWTKKVIQRLKGGAG, translated from the coding sequence ATGCAGGAGCAGGACCTCGCGCCCCCCGTGGCGCTGCCCATGCTGTCGCCCGCGGCACGCCGGCGCCAGCTGAAGGAGAAGGCCATCGCCGCGCTGATTACCGCGGTGGCCTTCACGGGCATCGCCGCGCTGGTGCTCATCCTCGTCTTCGTGGCGAAGGAGGCCCTGACGCTCGTGACCGACGCGGCGGCCCGCGAGGAGGCCAGCTTCTCCAAGATGTTCCTCCCGCAGATGGTGCGGAAGGGAAAGCCCCTGGCCTACGTTTGGCAGCCGGTGTCCGGCGTGCCCAAGGTCAGCATGATTCCGCTCTTCATCGGCACGCTGAAGACGACGGCCGTGTCCATGCTGGTGGCCGTGCCCCTGGGCATCTTCGGCGCGCTGTTCGCCGCGGAGTTCGCCCCCCGCCGCCTGCGTGAAATCCTCAAGCCCACCATCGAGCTGCTCGCCGGCATCCCGTCCGTGGTGCTGGGCTTCTTCGCCCTGATGGTCATGGCCTCCTTCCTCCAGGAGACGTTCGGCTTCACCTCCCGGCTCAACGCCGTGGTGGCGGGGCTGGGCCTGGCGCTGGCCATCGTGCCGGTCATCTTCACGGTGACGGAGGACGCGCTCACCGCCGTGCCGCGCAGCTACCGGGAGGCCTCCCTGGCGCTGGGGGCCACGCCCTGGGAGACGGCGTGGAAGGTGGTGCTCCCGGCGGCGGCCCCCGGCATCCTCGCCGCGTGCGTGCTGGGCTTCGGGCGCGCCATCGGTGAGACGATGATCGTCCTCATGGCCTCCGGCAACGCGGCCATCGTGTCCTGGAACCTGGGCGACTCCGTGCGCTCGCTGTCCGCCACCATCGCCGCGGAGATGGGCGAGGTGGTGGTGGGCAGCCCGCACTACGCGCTGCTCTTCTTCATTGGCGTGGAGCTGTTCCTCTTCACCTTCGTGCTCAACCTGCTCGCCGGGCTGTGGACGAAGAAGGTCATCCAGCGGCTCAAGGGAGGTGCGGGGTGA
- a CDS encoding phosphate ABC transporter substrate-binding protein, with protein MKKTLLSSFVAFGLAVLPLTAQAGTVTVKGSDTMVILAQRWAEAFMKKNPATKIQVTGGGSGTGLAALQNGTTDIAMSSREIKKAESDAVSAKYKAPPTTLSVAKDGVTFYVNETNKVDALSTEQLKAIYLGDTTNWKDVGGQDAPIVPYSRENSSGTYVFVKDHVLGGEDFAPEAQTLPGTAAVVNAVAKEKNGIGYGGAAYGKGIKELKVKKGNESFAPSAENVKSGKYPLSRDLFFYLGKAPAGEVKAFIDFALSPEGQAIVTQVGYFPVK; from the coding sequence ATGAAGAAGACTCTGCTCTCAAGCTTCGTCGCCTTCGGGCTCGCCGTCCTCCCGTTGACCGCCCAGGCAGGCACGGTGACGGTGAAGGGCTCGGACACCATGGTCATCCTCGCCCAGCGCTGGGCGGAGGCGTTCATGAAGAAGAACCCCGCCACGAAGATTCAGGTGACGGGCGGCGGCTCCGGCACGGGCCTGGCGGCCCTGCAGAACGGCACCACCGACATCGCCATGTCCAGCCGCGAAATCAAGAAGGCGGAGTCGGACGCGGTGAGCGCCAAGTACAAGGCCCCGCCCACCACGCTGTCAGTGGCCAAGGACGGCGTCACCTTCTACGTCAACGAGACCAACAAGGTGGACGCGCTCTCCACGGAGCAACTCAAGGCCATCTACCTGGGCGACACGACGAACTGGAAGGACGTGGGCGGGCAGGACGCGCCCATCGTCCCGTACTCGCGTGAGAACTCCTCCGGCACCTACGTCTTCGTGAAGGACCACGTGCTGGGCGGCGAGGACTTCGCCCCGGAGGCGCAGACGCTCCCCGGCACGGCCGCGGTGGTCAACGCGGTGGCCAAGGAGAAGAACGGCATCGGCTACGGCGGCGCCGCGTACGGCAAGGGCATCAAGGAGCTGAAGGTGAAGAAGGGCAACGAGTCCTTCGCCCCCAGCGCGGAGAACGTGAAGAGCGGCAAGTACCCGCTGTCGCGCGACCTGTTCTTCTACCTGGGCAAGGCGCCCGCGGGCGAGGTGAAGGCCTTCATCGACTTCGCGCTGTCCCCCGAGGGACAGGCCATCGTCACCCAGGTCGGCTACTTCCCTGTGAAGTAG
- the pstA gene encoding phosphate ABC transporter permease PstA: MKHTTRKVVGLSLVSLTGLAAFIMVAMLAIILLDVVRGGWSHLSWQFLSQAPTDGMMGGGIFPALFGTAALTLLMTLAVMPVGVLTAVYLHEYAPPSSLLARAVRVAVANLAGVPSIVFGLFGLGFFILFVGKGLDRALGYEELHWAQPGILWASLTLAVLTLPVVIVSTEEALRAVPQEQRTASLALGATQSQTLARVVLPGALPGILTGAVLAVSRGAGEVAPILFTGAAYFLPDLPTSLNSQFMHLGYHTYVLATQSPDVEATRPLLYATVLVLLLLTFALNLVAVLIRARTRRKAAAGH; encoded by the coding sequence GTGAAGCACACCACGCGCAAGGTCGTGGGCCTGTCGCTCGTGTCGCTCACGGGGCTGGCCGCGTTCATCATGGTGGCCATGCTGGCCATCATCCTCCTGGACGTCGTCCGGGGCGGCTGGAGCCACCTGTCCTGGCAGTTCCTCTCCCAGGCGCCCACGGACGGGATGATGGGCGGCGGCATCTTCCCCGCCCTCTTCGGCACCGCGGCGCTCACGCTCTTGATGACCCTGGCGGTGATGCCGGTGGGCGTGCTGACGGCGGTGTACCTGCACGAGTACGCGCCACCCTCCAGCCTCCTGGCCCGCGCGGTGCGTGTGGCGGTGGCGAACCTGGCGGGCGTGCCGTCCATCGTGTTCGGCCTCTTCGGCCTGGGCTTCTTCATCCTCTTCGTGGGCAAGGGCCTGGACCGCGCGCTGGGCTACGAGGAGCTGCACTGGGCCCAGCCGGGCATCCTCTGGGCGTCGCTCACGCTGGCGGTGCTCACCCTGCCCGTCGTCATCGTGTCCACGGAAGAGGCCCTGCGTGCCGTGCCCCAGGAGCAGCGCACCGCGAGCCTCGCGCTGGGGGCCACCCAGTCGCAGACGCTGGCGCGGGTGGTGCTGCCGGGCGCGCTGCCGGGCATCCTCACCGGCGCGGTGCTGGCCGTCTCCCGAGGCGCGGGGGAGGTGGCCCCCATCCTCTTCACCGGCGCGGCGTACTTCCTGCCGGACCTGCCCACGAGCCTGAACTCGCAGTTCATGCACCTGGGCTACCACACCTATGTGCTGGCCACGCAGTCGCCGGACGTGGAGGCCACCCGCCCGCTGCTGTACGCGACGGTGCTGGTGCTGCTGCTGCTCACCTTCGCCCTGAACCTGGTCGCGGTCCTCATCCGCGCGCGCACGCGCCGCAAGGCCGCGGCCGGACACTGA
- a CDS encoding response regulator: protein MSHVLIVDDERDLAELIDFNLRGAGFTTRVAFTGEAALTAAREQAPDVVLLDLMLPDLSGIEVCRHLRANPRLRDVLIVMLTAKSEEADRIRGFEVGADDYVVKPFSVRELVLRLKAILRRTSSPQEGTPPLALGPLRLDVTQHRFFVEEKETPLTALEFRLLEYLMARLGRVQTREQLLEQVWGLSSALETRTIDTHVMRLRDKLGPARALLETVRGVGYRIVDPAAG, encoded by the coding sequence ATGTCCCACGTACTCATCGTCGACGACGAGCGCGACCTGGCGGAGCTCATCGACTTCAACCTGCGAGGCGCGGGCTTCACCACCCGCGTGGCCTTCACCGGGGAGGCGGCGCTCACCGCCGCGCGCGAGCAGGCCCCGGACGTGGTGCTGCTGGACCTGATGCTGCCGGACCTGTCCGGCATCGAGGTCTGCCGTCACCTGCGCGCCAACCCCCGCCTGCGTGACGTGCTCATCGTCATGCTCACCGCGAAGAGCGAGGAGGCGGACCGCATCCGCGGCTTCGAGGTCGGCGCGGACGACTATGTCGTCAAACCCTTCTCCGTGCGCGAGCTGGTGCTGCGGCTCAAGGCCATCCTCCGGCGCACGTCGTCACCCCAAGAGGGCACCCCGCCCCTGGCGCTGGGCCCCCTGCGCCTGGACGTCACCCAGCACCGCTTCTTCGTGGAGGAGAAGGAGACGCCCCTCACCGCGCTGGAGTTCCGGCTGCTGGAGTACCTCATGGCCCGGCTGGGCCGGGTGCAGACCCGCGAGCAGCTGCTGGAGCAGGTCTGGGGCCTGTCCAGCGCGCTGGAGACGCGCACCATCGACACGCACGTGATGCGCCTGCGCGACAAGCTGGGCCCTGCCCGCGCCCTCCTGGAGACGGTGCGCGGCGTGGGCTACCGCATCGTGGACCCGGCGGCCGGGTAG